In Monodelphis domestica isolate mMonDom1 chromosome 4, mMonDom1.pri, whole genome shotgun sequence, one DNA window encodes the following:
- the LOC130458731 gene encoding inactive serine/threonine-protein kinase TEX14-like isoform X4, which yields MPSQNGAAGPGGSLWPQHVQRSPQVPGLGFGQLSSLRPLGLTSGVPLVDPEELLPAQGEPDRTYECGTHTIMVNLLWRGHPVTVRKLKPPPAPALADLLLSDLKHCSLLHHPNLLLLMALSPSPDLSGLCLLFEPIQEGSLHLVLHPPGQDAACPRIPPGFSPGQLLLQVLEALLYLQGQARAHGGLSSHAVQLVRPGLAKVSNLEHGRALPRPQPERAFPWGGPSPGPPPPAELYPWLPLELIRGEAPALTSDFYSFCILAQEVFTGNLPWAGQEGLQVKAKLESGEGPPLEAQVPPAYQSLVKAGLGLWARDRKGSLQDARYKLRVALAQESTLKEASLGTVGSPSSETKSLAPPPAKEGPVGRGCDPPPGCRHLPGPPRTEKLSEVHPKVTSTPRPLSPKMVPSPKPSEALKSPGSSGAWENTWSSPALDSGSSLTLGSSLSLTSQPEEESSAEGRKPACPEKPSLLTSLRESACLLGQAQGSLERLERRFSARIRTLQELLGDNPEAPASQSAGPQSGPSLQECIDLAARARSLDRQEGQTQVQVPELAKGGPFTSLQKLDLLEEIITELQGPPKPRS from the exons GTCCCTGTGGCCCCAGCACGTCCAGAGGTCTCCCCAGGTCCCAGGACTGGGCTTTGGCCAg CTGAGCAGTCTGAGGCCTCTGGGGCTGACCTCTGGGGTGCCCCTGGTTGATCCTGAGGAGCTGCTGCCCGCGCAGGGGGAGCCTGATCGGACCTATGAGTGCGGCACCCACACCATCATGGTCAA CCTCCTGTGGAGGGGACACCCAGTGACTGTTCGGAAACTGAAGCCGCCCCCGGCCCCGGCGCTCGCAGACCTGCTCTTGTCCGACCTGAAGCACTGCAG CCTCCTTCACCATCCAAACTTGCTGCTGCTCATGGCCCTGAGCCCCTCCCCCGACCTCTCTGGCCTCTGCCTCCTGTTTGAGCCCATCCAGGAGGGCTCCCTGCACCTAGTGCTGCACCCCCCAGGG CAGGACGCGGCCTGCCCCAGGATCCCCCCCGGCTTCTCCCCGGGGCAGCTGCTGCTGCAGGTGCTGGAGGCCCTGCTCTACCTCCAAGGCCAGGCCCGGGCCCACGGCGGCCTCAGCTCCCACGCCGTCCAGCTGGTCCGGCCGGGGCTGGCCAAAGTCAGCAACCTGGAGCACGGGCGAGCCCTGCCCCGGCCCCA GCCGGAGAGAGCGTTCCCCTGGGGGGGCCCGAGCCCGGGGCCCCCTCCGCCCGCCGAGCTGTACCCCTGGTTGCCGCTGGAGCTGATTCGCGGCGAGGCCCCCGCCCTGACTTCGGACTTCTACAGCTTCTGTATCCTGGCCCAGGAGGTCTTCACTG GAAACCTGCCCTGGGCCGGACAGGAAGGGCTGCAGGTCAAGGCGAAGCTGGAGTCCGGGGAGGGGCCGCCTCTGGAGGCCCAGGTGCCCCCGGCCTACCAGTCCCTGGTCAAGGCCGGCCTGGGGCTGTGGGCTCGAGACCGCAAGGGCAGCCTGCAGGATGCCCGCTACAAGCTGAGGGTGGCCTTGGCTCAG GAGTCCACGCTCAAGGAAGCTTCTCTGGGGACCGTGGGCAGCCCTTCCTCGGAGACCAAGAGCCTGGCGCCGCCGCCGGCTAAGGAGGGGCCCGTGGGCAGGGGGTGCGACCCCCCCCCGGGCTGTCGGCATCTGCCTGGCCCCCCGCGCACGGAGAAGCTCTCGGAGGTGCATCCCAAGGTCACCAGCACCCCCAGGCCTCTGTCCCCCAAGATGGTCCCCAGCCCCAAGCCATCGGAG GCCCTGAAGTCCCCAGGGAGCAGTGGGGCCTGGGAGAACACCTGGAGCTCCCCAGCCCTGGACTCGGGCAGCAGCCTGACCCTGGGCAGCAGCCTGAGCCTCACGTCCCAGCCCGAGGAAGAGTCGTCGGCGGAGGGCAGGAAGCCCGCCTGTCCTGAG AAGCCGTCGCTGCTGACCAGTCTCCGAGAGTCGGCCTGCCTGCTGGGCCAGGCCCAGGGCTCCCTGGAGAGGCTGGAGAGAAGGTTCTCGGCCAGGATTCGGACCCTGCAGGAGCTGCTGGGAGACAACCCCGAGGCCCCAGCCTCCCAGTCCGCCGGCCCCCAGA GTGGCCCCAGTCTTCAGGAGTGCATAGACCTTGCGGCCCGGGCCCGAAGCCTGGACAGACAGGAGGGTCAGACCCAG GTGCAGGTCCCTGAGCTAGCCAAGGGAGGCCCCTTCACCAGCCTGCAGAA GCTAGACCTGCTGGAAGAGATCATCACAGAACTACAGG GGCCCCCCAAGCCAAGGAGCTGA
- the LOC130458731 gene encoding inactive serine/threonine-protein kinase TEX14-like isoform X3: MLWLLEAGGDLRLHDQQGWTAEDWAQQAGAESWEVLELLRECRARMALLAQGGETALASSLGELWGFRAGSLGSQHPTLPSQLLPQAEGSLWPQHVQRSPQVPGLGFGQLSSLRPLGLTSGVPLVDPEELLPAQGEPDRTYECGTHTIMVNLLWRGHPVTVRKLKPPPAPALADLLLSDLKHCSLLHHPNLLLLMALSPSPDLSGLCLLFEPIQEGSLHLVLHPPGQDAACPRIPPGFSPGQLLLQVLEALLYLQGQARAHGGLSSHAVQLVRPGLAKVSNLEHGRALPRPQPERAFPWGGPSPGPPPPAELYPWLPLELIRGEAPALTSDFYSFCILAQEVFTGNLPWAGQEGLQVKAKLESGEGPPLEAQVPPAYQSLVKAGLGLWARDRKGSLQDARYKLRVALAQESTLKEASLGTVGSPSSETKSLAPPPAKEGPVGRGCDPPPGCRHLPGPPRTEKLSEVHPKVTSTPRPLSPKMVPSPKPSEALKSPGSSGAWENTWSSPALDSGSSLTLGSSLSLTSQPEEESSAEGRKPACPEKPSLLTSLRESACLLGQAQGSLERLERRFSARIRTLQELLGDNPEAPASQSAGPQSGPSLQECIDLAARARSLDRQEGQTQVQVPELAKGGPFTSLQKLDLLEEIITELQGPPKPRS, encoded by the exons GGTTCCGGGCTGGATCCCTGGGAAGCCAACACCCGACCCTGCCTTCCCAGCTCCTGCCTCAGGCTGAAGG GTCCCTGTGGCCCCAGCACGTCCAGAGGTCTCCCCAGGTCCCAGGACTGGGCTTTGGCCAg CTGAGCAGTCTGAGGCCTCTGGGGCTGACCTCTGGGGTGCCCCTGGTTGATCCTGAGGAGCTGCTGCCCGCGCAGGGGGAGCCTGATCGGACCTATGAGTGCGGCACCCACACCATCATGGTCAA CCTCCTGTGGAGGGGACACCCAGTGACTGTTCGGAAACTGAAGCCGCCCCCGGCCCCGGCGCTCGCAGACCTGCTCTTGTCCGACCTGAAGCACTGCAG CCTCCTTCACCATCCAAACTTGCTGCTGCTCATGGCCCTGAGCCCCTCCCCCGACCTCTCTGGCCTCTGCCTCCTGTTTGAGCCCATCCAGGAGGGCTCCCTGCACCTAGTGCTGCACCCCCCAGGG CAGGACGCGGCCTGCCCCAGGATCCCCCCCGGCTTCTCCCCGGGGCAGCTGCTGCTGCAGGTGCTGGAGGCCCTGCTCTACCTCCAAGGCCAGGCCCGGGCCCACGGCGGCCTCAGCTCCCACGCCGTCCAGCTGGTCCGGCCGGGGCTGGCCAAAGTCAGCAACCTGGAGCACGGGCGAGCCCTGCCCCGGCCCCA GCCGGAGAGAGCGTTCCCCTGGGGGGGCCCGAGCCCGGGGCCCCCTCCGCCCGCCGAGCTGTACCCCTGGTTGCCGCTGGAGCTGATTCGCGGCGAGGCCCCCGCCCTGACTTCGGACTTCTACAGCTTCTGTATCCTGGCCCAGGAGGTCTTCACTG GAAACCTGCCCTGGGCCGGACAGGAAGGGCTGCAGGTCAAGGCGAAGCTGGAGTCCGGGGAGGGGCCGCCTCTGGAGGCCCAGGTGCCCCCGGCCTACCAGTCCCTGGTCAAGGCCGGCCTGGGGCTGTGGGCTCGAGACCGCAAGGGCAGCCTGCAGGATGCCCGCTACAAGCTGAGGGTGGCCTTGGCTCAG GAGTCCACGCTCAAGGAAGCTTCTCTGGGGACCGTGGGCAGCCCTTCCTCGGAGACCAAGAGCCTGGCGCCGCCGCCGGCTAAGGAGGGGCCCGTGGGCAGGGGGTGCGACCCCCCCCCGGGCTGTCGGCATCTGCCTGGCCCCCCGCGCACGGAGAAGCTCTCGGAGGTGCATCCCAAGGTCACCAGCACCCCCAGGCCTCTGTCCCCCAAGATGGTCCCCAGCCCCAAGCCATCGGAG GCCCTGAAGTCCCCAGGGAGCAGTGGGGCCTGGGAGAACACCTGGAGCTCCCCAGCCCTGGACTCGGGCAGCAGCCTGACCCTGGGCAGCAGCCTGAGCCTCACGTCCCAGCCCGAGGAAGAGTCGTCGGCGGAGGGCAGGAAGCCCGCCTGTCCTGAG AAGCCGTCGCTGCTGACCAGTCTCCGAGAGTCGGCCTGCCTGCTGGGCCAGGCCCAGGGCTCCCTGGAGAGGCTGGAGAGAAGGTTCTCGGCCAGGATTCGGACCCTGCAGGAGCTGCTGGGAGACAACCCCGAGGCCCCAGCCTCCCAGTCCGCCGGCCCCCAGA GTGGCCCCAGTCTTCAGGAGTGCATAGACCTTGCGGCCCGGGCCCGAAGCCTGGACAGACAGGAGGGTCAGACCCAG GTGCAGGTCCCTGAGCTAGCCAAGGGAGGCCCCTTCACCAGCCTGCAGAA GCTAGACCTGCTGGAAGAGATCATCACAGAACTACAGG GGCCCCCCAAGCCAAGGAGCTGA